In Synechococcus sp. PCC 6312, one genomic interval encodes:
- a CDS encoding response regulator — MQTDQQKRILGYFIEEAQEHLTTIETSLMNLQGVVDDPEAMSEMFRAAHSVKGGAAMLGLHSIQQISHKLEDYFKILKEHPVRVDETLETLFLQGFDALRELLDELQSPFGLSEEVANQALSQTEPVFDQLEAHLSGLVSGAPTPAVTLTSIPIAPTAIAEPSDGREFVFQTDVPERLRGMLQLFKQADSPEIRQELQAACVSLGQLGEPFDLQAWVNLLEAAERAIANPDNSLLALAPTIIKDIKAARDLVLAQQEGEIRLSPEMLPLLPVEPVLESPLVLEESLPEAVMPMATLDPIGALEASREFFPSEPEVIAAELREEAVAWQTTEADLSELDDIFELSGELPPPWPGLDYGFESTQPVIDADDDLSEFLESTAAAAGASNEMDLSGLFGERTAAVEDLAELGGLDFTSSEPDPLASGGVRDEEVDLATFFAQTTASQPLEPQSLEIPADAAGLGSLIDTLLEGIDQSEANLTADSEFLDTFLAEEITPATLEALTPPGRVETPTSDWRESTEVAAVLDELIVPAPELSSLGDQENLEQLATSADLEAFMAATADEPLPSPGMVSDQDDILNDLSEISEIFAGRVAATPVPTVDFEDLDALLAEAPPQAPETVADPTPAWDDLESLLEEPVAGTESVPAYRLREFDSLLTDLTPNPALSADPISPALNLRPRTTRRSASAGFDQTMRVSVKHLDGLNNLVGELVVNRNALEDNQERLRQFLDNLLYQVQQLGDVSQQMQDLYDRSLLESSLFSSISQPRGFGRESANDPNHATGVQFDSLEMDRFTGFHTLSQEVIERIVRVREAASDIEYVVDEVEQTTRMFRQVTTQVQESLSRSRMVPFREMATRLPGAVRQIASKCGKQANLEIEGEGILVDKGILERLYDPMTHLINNAIYHGIETPEERRAKGKPEKGTVKIRAFYQGSQTIISVSDDGHGIDSERVKAKAIATGIISASEANHLTRQDIYGLLFRSGFSTKDQADDLAGRGVGMDVVRVSLEEIRGSINTDSTLGKGTTFTIRLPLTLSITKALCCIDNHCRIAFPIDGVEDMLDIPEDRLQVSEDGEQKLAWRDRQLTFRRLTDLLPYRRQISRSNVYGGASHEEDVISVVILRSADDLIALQVDQVIGEQEIVIKQLAGPVPKPMGIAGVTVQGDGRAMAIADILELVDLSLNRLEPGDWGTPMPPLPEEPVKTEPLVLIIDDSITVRELLSMTFTRAGYRVEQARDGQDAWEKLRSGLPCDLVFCDIEMPRMDGLELLSRMQKDPTLSQLPIAMLTSRGADRHRQMAAQLGARGYFTKPYLEEQLLDAANRLLQGEVLVSEPVT; from the coding sequence CATTCCGTTAAGGGTGGGGCAGCTATGCTGGGTTTGCACAGCATTCAGCAAATTTCCCACAAACTAGAGGACTACTTCAAGATCCTTAAGGAGCATCCCGTCCGGGTAGATGAAACCTTAGAAACTCTTTTTTTACAGGGGTTTGATGCCCTACGAGAACTTTTAGACGAACTCCAAAGCCCCTTTGGCCTATCTGAAGAGGTGGCCAACCAGGCCCTGAGTCAAACTGAACCTGTCTTTGATCAGTTAGAGGCTCATCTGAGTGGTTTAGTGTCCGGCGCACCCACACCTGCTGTTACTCTGACTTCTATCCCGATCGCCCCCACTGCAATAGCCGAACCTAGCGATGGGCGGGAATTTGTGTTTCAAACCGATGTCCCAGAACGGCTCCGGGGGATGTTGCAACTGTTCAAGCAGGCGGACTCCCCGGAGATTCGTCAAGAGTTACAAGCCGCTTGTGTTAGCTTAGGGCAGTTGGGAGAACCCTTTGATCTGCAGGCCTGGGTCAACCTATTAGAGGCTGCCGAGCGGGCCATTGCTAATCCTGACAATAGCCTTTTGGCCCTGGCCCCCACCATCATTAAAGACATTAAGGCGGCCCGTGATCTCGTCCTAGCCCAGCAAGAGGGTGAGATTCGCCTTTCCCCGGAAATGCTGCCTCTCTTACCGGTTGAACCGGTTCTTGAGTCCCCATTGGTCTTAGAGGAGAGTCTTCCAGAGGCAGTGATGCCCATGGCCACACTAGACCCAATTGGAGCATTAGAAGCATCCAGGGAGTTCTTCCCCTCTGAACCAGAGGTAATTGCCGCCGAATTAAGGGAAGAAGCGGTGGCCTGGCAGACAACGGAAGCGGATCTGAGTGAATTAGATGATATTTTTGAGCTTTCTGGAGAACTGCCTCCCCCTTGGCCAGGCCTGGACTATGGCTTTGAGTCCACTCAGCCTGTGATTGATGCCGATGATGATCTCTCCGAATTTTTAGAAAGCACGGCGGCAGCAGCCGGAGCTAGCAATGAGATGGATCTCTCGGGTCTATTTGGGGAGAGAACCGCAGCAGTTGAGGATCTAGCTGAGTTGGGCGGTTTAGATTTCACGAGTTCCGAGCCAGACCCCCTTGCCAGCGGTGGCGTGCGTGATGAAGAAGTTGACCTAGCTACCTTTTTTGCCCAAACAACGGCATCACAGCCCCTAGAACCCCAGTCCCTAGAGATTCCTGCTGATGCGGCTGGCTTGGGGAGCTTGATTGATACCTTGCTGGAGGGCATTGATCAAAGCGAAGCCAATTTAACCGCTGACAGTGAATTTTTAGATACCTTCTTGGCAGAGGAAATCACCCCTGCCACCTTAGAGGCTTTGACACCTCCCGGCCGGGTCGAGACTCCTACCTCGGATTGGCGCGAATCTACAGAGGTGGCCGCCGTTCTTGATGAACTGATTGTCCCAGCCCCAGAACTTAGCTCGTTGGGGGATCAGGAGAATTTAGAACAACTGGCAACTTCAGCTGATTTAGAAGCCTTCATGGCCGCTACTGCCGATGAACCCTTACCTAGTCCTGGTATGGTTTCAGATCAAGATGATATTCTCAATGATCTGAGCGAAATTAGTGAAATTTTTGCGGGGCGGGTGGCTGCTACCCCAGTGCCTACGGTTGACTTTGAAGACCTTGATGCCCTCCTAGCTGAAGCTCCACCTCAAGCCCCAGAGACTGTAGCTGACCCAACTCCGGCCTGGGATGACCTAGAATCGCTCCTTGAGGAACCCGTTGCCGGCACTGAATCCGTTCCAGCCTACCGACTGAGGGAGTTTGATTCCCTACTCACCGACTTAACCCCCAATCCAGCCCTCTCCGCTGATCCCATCTCCCCCGCCCTCAATTTACGTCCGCGGACGACTCGGCGTAGTGCCAGTGCAGGCTTTGATCAAACCATGCGGGTTTCTGTCAAGCATTTAGATGGTCTCAACAACCTAGTCGGGGAATTGGTTGTTAATCGGAATGCCTTAGAAGATAACCAAGAGCGGCTCCGACAATTTTTAGATAACCTCCTCTATCAAGTTCAGCAGTTGGGGGATGTCAGCCAACAAATGCAGGATTTATACGACCGTTCCCTCCTCGAAAGCTCTTTGTTCAGCAGCATTTCTCAACCTCGCGGCTTTGGGCGGGAGAGTGCCAATGACCCTAACCATGCCACCGGGGTGCAATTTGACTCCCTGGAAATGGATCGGTTCACTGGCTTCCATACCCTTTCCCAGGAAGTTATTGAACGAATTGTTCGCGTTCGAGAGGCTGCCTCCGACATTGAATATGTGGTTGATGAAGTTGAGCAAACAACCCGGATGTTCCGCCAAGTCACCACCCAAGTCCAAGAAAGTTTGAGTCGTTCCCGAATGGTGCCCTTCCGAGAAATGGCCACACGCTTACCGGGTGCCGTTCGCCAAATTGCCAGCAAATGTGGCAAGCAAGCCAACCTGGAAATTGAAGGCGAAGGAATTCTCGTAGATAAGGGGATTCTTGAGCGGCTCTACGATCCCATGACCCACCTGATCAACAATGCTATCTATCACGGGATTGAAACCCCAGAGGAGCGTCGGGCCAAGGGGAAACCAGAAAAAGGAACTGTGAAGATCCGGGCCTTTTACCAGGGTAGTCAGACGATTATTTCCGTCAGTGATGATGGCCATGGGATTGATTCGGAACGGGTTAAAGCCAAGGCCATTGCCACTGGAATTATTTCTGCTTCTGAAGCTAATCACCTGACCCGCCAAGATATTTATGGTCTCCTTTTTCGGTCTGGGTTTAGCACCAAGGATCAGGCCGATGATTTGGCCGGGCGTGGCGTGGGTATGGATGTCGTCCGGGTTAGCCTTGAGGAAATTCGCGGCAGCATCAACACTGATTCCACCCTCGGTAAAGGCACAACCTTCACAATTCGCTTACCTCTGACTCTGAGTATTACAAAAGCCCTCTGTTGTATTGATAATCACTGCCGGATTGCCTTCCCCATTGATGGTGTGGAAGATATGCTAGATATTCCCGAAGATCGCTTACAGGTGAGTGAGGACGGTGAGCAGAAACTGGCCTGGCGGGATCGGCAGTTGACATTCCGGCGGTTGACAGATTTACTTCCTTATCGACGACAAATTAGTCGAAGTAATGTCTATGGTGGAGCCAGTCATGAGGAAGATGTCATTTCCGTTGTCATTCTCCGCAGTGCCGATGATTTGATTGCCCTACAAGTGGATCAGGTCATTGGTGAGCAGGAAATTGTGATTAAGCAACTGGCGGGGCCGGTTCCCAAGCCTATGGGGATTGCTGGAGTTACCGTACAAGGGGATGGACGTGCAATGGCCATTGCCGACATTCTGGAGTTAGTTGATCTCTCTCTCAATCGTCTCGAACCTGGAGATTGGGGTACGCCAATGCCTCCCCTACCGGAAGAACCTGTCAAGACCGAACCGCTAGTGTTGATTATTGACGACTCTATTACGGTGCGGGAATTACTCTCAATGACCTTTACTCGAGCAGGTTATCGAGTTGAACAAGCCCGTGATGGGCAGGATGCCTGGGAAAAACTCCGCTCTGGCTTACCCTGTGATTTAGTTTTCTGCGATATTGAGATGCCGCGGATGGATGGCCTGGAGTTGCTGTCGCGGATGCAGAAAGATCCTACTTTAAGCCAACTACCGATTGCGATGCTGACTTCACGGGGGGCAGATCGTCACCGGCAAATGGCTGCCCAACTG